AGAATCCTGGCTCCGTTTTTTTTACCTAAGAAGGATCGAATCTCCGGAAGATTTTTTCTGTATAGCAAGAACGACAATTGTCTTTGCTCCAAGGGAGAAAGGCCGAGGGATTCCACGATGGAGCGAAATAAATTTACGTTTCCGAGAACGATCGTCAAGGGGGAAGAGAGAGAAAGAGCGGAAAAAAGGTCACTGATCTCCTCCAAAAGCCTGAGAATCGCGGAACTTCCGGACCCACCTAGATTTTCGGCACCTATCTGCAGAATTTCTTTTCTAGATCCGCTCGTTCGACCATAGTCCCGAAAAATCTTTCCTTGGTAGAAGATACGTTGGTTTTCTTTGCGGTGCGCAAAACCGGCCATCCCTTTTACGGCTTGTACGGTCAAATCCACGCTGGGGGAGATCTCATTTCCGTCCGAATCTCTAAAGCGATAGAGTGCGCTCGAATCTTCGGCGGAAACGGTAAGAAGAAAGGAAGAAGAGTAATCGAACGAAGGTAAAAAAACTTCGGAGTAGCCGAAACCACGTAGTCCGTCACCGAGCCGATCGAGGAGCCTCCGCCTTTCCAGACTTTCGTCCGGCCCCAGAAAATGGAAGCCGTCCGGAATCCATTTCTTTTCGCTGAACTCGGGAGGATTATGTGTCATCTTATTTTTGCGGAGCCCCAAAATACAGTTCGGGATGACAAGGATAGAATTCAAATCGTTTTTCCCAAAAAATAGAATGACAATTCGAGTTCTGGAAGTAGAAAGTATTCTCCGGAAAACTCGGGCTTCCCCTGGAAACCAATAAAAGGCCAGGATCTATTCCGGAAAAATCCGATCCAAACCTCGATCAACCGCAAATTCAATTATAGAGGCATCCTTAGTATGGCCGAAAAAGAACAATCCCTAGGCAGATGGCAGAAAGAATTCTTCGAAAATATTCATCTGTTTAAACGATCCGGAATGAGCGAAGAGGAAGCCAAGAAAATCCTCCAGAAATTTTTATATCTTTCCTCCGTC
The Leptospira inadai serovar Lyme str. 10 genome window above contains:
- a CDS encoding ATP phosphoribosyltransferase regulatory subunit produces the protein MTHNPPEFSEKKWIPDGFHFLGPDESLERRRLLDRLGDGLRGFGYSEVFLPSFDYSSSFLLTVSAEDSSALYRFRDSDGNEISPSVDLTVQAVKGMAGFAHRKENQRIFYQGKIFRDYGRTSGSRKEILQIGAENLGGSGSSAILRLLEEISDLFSALSLSSPLTIVLGNVNLFRSIVESLGLSPLEQRQLSFLLYRKNLPEIRSFLGKKNGARILPVLESLCLGFSRESKDPVSLFSNSNLPAESIEILAETREILSSIKTGSNFRYCLDFTLIPDLEYYTGFVFQGYLEGYSEPVVTGGAYDHLYELFSGIQKDACGYAINVDSLENV